In the Malus domestica chromosome 16, GDT2T_hap1 genome, one interval contains:
- the LOC139193059 gene encoding uncharacterized protein, with protein sequence MANLANLNFAALDINGKNYLTWVLDTKIHLKAGNLGDTIKEEAISSSQDRAKAMIFICRHLDEGLKSEITSQMKLCGDTITEEDMLEKTFSTFHASNLLLQQQYGARGFTEYNQLIYVLLVAEQNNELLMKNHQS encoded by the exons atggcGAACTTGGCAAATCTTAATTttgctgccctggacattaatgggaagaattaccttacctgggtattggataccaagatccatctgaaAGCAGgaaatcttggagataccattaAGGAAGAAGCTAtctcatcctctcaagatcgggcgaaggccatgatctttattTGTCGCCATCTTGATGAGGGACTAAAGAGtga aattacctctcagatgaagctttgtggggATACCATTACTGAGGAAGATatgctggaaaagactttcagcacatttCATGCCTCTAACTTGCTCCTACAGCAACAGTATGGAGCACgaggcttcactgaatacaaccagctgatataTGTGCTTTTGGTAGCTGAACAaaacaatgagctcctgatgaaaaatcatcagtcCTGA
- the LOC103403600 gene encoding auxin-responsive protein IAA13 has translation MEGTLGLLGGGGGSSGVSSNESTMSKAEVVAVEQDYVGMSSEATSYPAEAELELGLSLGGGGGGKLGKPCAWGERGRILTAKDFPSTVVSHGGSSAASRFSHRPNASAAVAVSGTKRAADSVPQEGGSPTAVSQVVGWPPISAARMNSLVNQAKTARAEDDKAVGDKSKDTSKKKINMGSKTTAKEKGHLGFVKVNMDGIPIGRKVDLNAHSCYETLAQTLEEMFISPTPIIGGDMEQAKKPSKLLDESSEFVLTYEDKEGDWMLVGDVPWGMFLSSVKRLRIMRTSEANGLAPRFHERSERQRNKPI, from the exons ATGGAAGGCACACTTGGGTTGCTTGGTGGTGGAGGTGGGTCTTCTGGGGTCTCATCAAACGAGTCGACAATGTCAAAGGCGGAGGTGGTGGCGGTGGAGCAAGACTATGTGGGGATGTCCTCTGAGGCAACCTCTTACCCGGCTGAGGCAGAGCTTGAGCTGGGCCTCAgccttggtggtggtggtggagggaaGCTCGGCAAGCCGTGTGCATGGGGTGAGCGTGGTAGAATCTTGACTGCCAAGGACTTCCCTTCTACGGTGGTTTCTCACGGAGGCTCTTCAGCTGCGTCTAGGTTCTCTCACAGACCCAATGCATCTGCTGCTGTTGCTGTTTCTGGGACTAAGAGAGCAGCTGACTCTGTTCCCCAAGAGGGTGGCTCTCCCACTGCTGTAAG TCAGGTTGTGGGATGGCCACCTATAAGTGCTGCAAGGATGAACAGCTTGGTTAACCAAGCAAAGACTGCAAGGGCTGAAGATGACAAGGCAGTCGGGGACAAATCTAAGGACACATCGAAGAAGAAGATCAACATGGGTAGTAAGACAACTGCGAAAGAGAAAGGGCATCTTGGATTTGTTAAGGTGAACATGGATGGAATTCCTATTGGGAGGAAAGTGGATTTGAATGCTCACTCTTGCTACGAGACTTTGGCTCAAACACTCGAGGAAATGTTTATCAGCCCCACTCCAATTATTG GTGGAGACATGGAACAAGCGAAAAAACCCTCAAAGCTTCTGGATGAATCCTCTGAATTTGTGCTCACATATGAAGATAAAGAGGGAGATTGGATGCTTGTTGGAGATGTTCCTTGGGG AATGTTCCTCAGCTCAGTGAAAAGGCTTCGTATCATGAGGACATCTGAGGCTAATGGTCTTG CTCCAAGATTTCACGAAAGGAGCGAGAGACAAAGAAACAAACCCATCTAG